Proteins encoded together in one Dechloromonas sp. HYN0024 window:
- a CDS encoding ferredoxin — MPKPKKHVLVCVQGRPAGHPRGSCQEKACGQTWQAFSDEFTARNLWASGFQLTNTGCLGPCHLGPSVLVYPEGIMYTGVKPEDVGAIIDEHLLFDQPVARLLAPADVWA; from the coding sequence ATGCCTAAACCGAAAAAACACGTCCTCGTCTGTGTACAGGGCCGCCCCGCCGGACACCCCCGCGGCTCCTGCCAGGAAAAAGCCTGCGGCCAGACCTGGCAGGCCTTTTCGGATGAGTTCACCGCCCGCAACCTGTGGGCCTCGGGCTTCCAGCTGACCAATACCGGCTGCCTCGGCCCCTGCCACCTTGGCCCGAGTGTGCTGGTGTACCCGGAAGGCATCATGTACACCGGCGTCAAGCCGGAAGACGTCGGCGCCATCATCGATGAGCACCTGCTGTTCGATCAACCGGTGGCCCGCCTGCTGGCACCTGCCGATGTCTGGGCCTGA
- a CDS encoding hemolysin family protein → MLVIVALVLVVLNGFFVAAEFGLVKLRQSRVKAIAKTYGWRGRILAKVHQDLEAYLSACQLGITLASLGLGWVGEPAFADLLRPFLTAIGVAGEELVHGIAFAIAFFIISYLHIVVGELAPKSMAIRITEKVGLWTAPGLYAFYWAMYPAIWVLNHSANWVLRKVNLDVHTGHDSHYSAEELKVILRSSRADADFTGDEWRVLAQALDFRDLEVADLMRPFNEAVPLSEMDDIETSLERIVQHRFSRYPYLAEDGHAKGVVHLKDIFIALRKNPELDTLENLVRPVVVVTPSLSATELFRRFRLGAPHFAVVAYNDGQPIGFITLDNLLGALVGEIRDEFRQSHNEWSKLDDGSLIGKGSLPIFTLERALGIDIDEAGVDSVGGLILQQLGDLPEEGQRISFPQFDAVVKKMTGPRIVLVRIIPKTEMAL, encoded by the coding sequence ATGTTGGTCATAGTCGCTCTTGTACTAGTTGTCCTGAACGGCTTTTTTGTTGCCGCAGAATTCGGTCTTGTAAAACTCCGACAAAGTCGAGTGAAGGCCATTGCAAAGACATACGGCTGGCGCGGCCGCATTCTGGCCAAGGTTCATCAGGACCTTGAAGCCTACCTCTCTGCCTGTCAGCTTGGAATTACGCTTGCATCACTTGGTTTGGGCTGGGTAGGCGAACCGGCGTTCGCAGATTTGCTGCGCCCCTTCCTCACTGCGATAGGTGTCGCAGGAGAGGAATTGGTTCACGGCATTGCCTTTGCCATTGCCTTCTTCATTATTTCCTACCTGCACATCGTCGTCGGTGAACTTGCACCGAAATCCATGGCCATCCGCATTACCGAGAAAGTTGGACTTTGGACGGCGCCCGGACTCTATGCCTTTTACTGGGCTATGTATCCAGCAATCTGGGTGCTGAACCACAGCGCCAACTGGGTTCTGCGCAAGGTCAATCTGGATGTTCATACCGGCCACGACAGCCACTACTCGGCCGAGGAGTTAAAGGTCATTCTCCGCTCATCAAGGGCAGACGCTGACTTCACTGGGGATGAGTGGAGAGTCTTGGCACAGGCGCTCGATTTCCGAGACCTGGAGGTAGCCGATTTAATGCGGCCATTCAATGAAGCCGTTCCGCTATCGGAAATGGATGACATTGAGACAAGTCTGGAGAGGATTGTTCAGCATCGCTTCAGCCGCTATCCATACCTGGCAGAAGACGGTCACGCCAAAGGTGTTGTCCATCTGAAAGACATTTTCATCGCGCTGCGAAAGAACCCTGAACTCGATACGCTTGAGAATTTGGTTCGGCCGGTTGTCGTTGTCACACCGAGTCTTTCTGCCACAGAGCTTTTCCGCCGATTTCGTCTGGGCGCACCACATTTCGCCGTGGTTGCGTACAACGATGGTCAGCCGATTGGCTTCATCACGCTAGATAACTTGCTTGGGGCTTTGGTTGGTGAGATTCGTGACGAGTTTCGCCAGTCACATAATGAGTGGTCAAAGCTGGATGATGGCTCGCTAATTGGAAAGGGTAGTCTGCCTATCTTCACTTTGGAACGTGCATTAGGCATTGATATTGATGAGGCCGGAGTGGACTCGGTGGGAGGACTGATCTTGCAGCAGCTAGGCGATCTACCCGAAGAGGGGCAACGCATATCGTTTCCGCAGTTCGACGCAGTGGTAAAGAAAATGACTGGCCCACGGATTGTACTGGTGCGAATTATTCCAAAGACTGAGATGGCTCTTTAG
- the rquA gene encoding rhodoquinone biosynthesis methyltransferase RquA, with product MKQSAERIAPPFPLGSSAHFAGHPELPDYLEKNYWWAYLHPAAVRFFDRPWMVNLILWGNFKRLRDLALAELDTPIDQNVLQIACVYGDFTPRLLTALAPGGTLDVVDVAPIQIDNLRAKLQPDAPVRLHRQDASCLHFPDESFEAVVLFFLLHEQPEAVRRATLAEALRVTRPGGRVIIVDYHQPRRRNPLRYVMAPILKHLEPFAMDLWHNEIGSYLPASRPLSSLTKETCFGSLYQKVVISR from the coding sequence ATGAAACAATCCGCTGAACGTATCGCGCCGCCCTTTCCTCTTGGCAGCTCGGCGCACTTTGCCGGCCATCCGGAACTACCCGACTACCTCGAAAAGAACTACTGGTGGGCCTACCTGCATCCGGCCGCCGTGCGCTTCTTTGATCGCCCGTGGATGGTTAATCTGATTCTCTGGGGCAACTTCAAGCGGCTGCGCGACCTCGCCCTGGCTGAACTGGACACCCCGATTGACCAGAATGTTCTCCAGATTGCCTGCGTCTACGGCGATTTCACGCCGCGCCTGCTCACCGCCCTCGCTCCCGGCGGCACACTTGATGTCGTCGACGTGGCCCCCATCCAGATCGACAACCTGCGCGCCAAGTTGCAGCCCGACGCGCCGGTTCGCCTGCACCGCCAGGATGCCAGTTGCCTGCATTTTCCCGATGAATCGTTCGAGGCCGTGGTGCTCTTTTTCCTTCTCCACGAGCAGCCCGAGGCGGTGCGCCGCGCCACACTGGCGGAAGCCCTGCGGGTCACCAGACCGGGCGGTCGCGTGATCATTGTCGACTATCACCAACCTCGCCGCCGCAACCCGCTGCGCTACGTGATGGCGCCGATTCTCAAACATCTGGAGCCATTCGCCATGGATCTCTGGCACAACGAGATCGGCAGCTACCTGCCAGCCAGCCGACCCCTTTCATCCTTGACCAAGGAAACCTGCTTTGGCAGTCTCTATCAAAAGGTCGTGATAAGCCGCTAG
- a CDS encoding YajD family HNH nuclease, producing MKTINHNRLDQVVLDARKAADTRAEGYRERALKIYPWICGRCAREFTTANLRELTVHHRDHNHDNNPNDGSNWELLCLYCHDNEHQKQIEADRGYTDSSKRGGSATHNPFAALQSLLKKD from the coding sequence ATGAAAACCATCAATCACAACCGCCTCGACCAGGTCGTTCTCGATGCCCGCAAGGCCGCTGACACCCGCGCCGAAGGCTACCGCGAACGCGCCCTGAAGATTTATCCGTGGATTTGCGGCCGTTGCGCCCGCGAATTTACCACCGCCAACCTGCGCGAACTGACCGTGCACCACCGCGACCATAATCACGACAACAACCCCAACGACGGCAGCAACTGGGAATTGCTCTGTCTCTATTGCCATGACAACGAGCACCAGAAGCAGATCGAAGCCGACCGTGGCTACACCGACAGCAGCAAGCGCGGCGGAAGTGCCACGCACAATCCCTTTGCCGCGCTGCAATCCTTGCTCAAGAAGGATTGA
- a CDS encoding flavodoxin, with the protein MAKIGIFFGTDTGRTRLIAKQIAKKLGDAADPPVNIGRTTLSGFLAYDALILGSPTLGDGELPGQSVGLSQPSWEEFLPQLAESDLSGKVIAIFGLGDQKKYPDEFVDAIGLIHDALVSRGARVVGRWPIAGYEFAGSQAVDGDEFLGLPIDQINQPVLTEARIDGWLAQIEAELMP; encoded by the coding sequence ATGGCTAAAATCGGAATCTTCTTCGGCACAGATACCGGACGCACCCGGCTGATCGCCAAGCAGATCGCCAAAAAACTCGGCGACGCTGCCGATCCACCGGTCAATATCGGGCGGACGACGCTCTCCGGCTTTCTTGCCTACGATGCGCTGATCCTCGGCAGCCCGACGCTCGGTGATGGCGAATTGCCCGGACAGTCGGTCGGCCTCAGTCAGCCCAGCTGGGAGGAGTTCCTGCCGCAATTGGCAGAGTCCGATCTGTCCGGCAAGGTCATCGCCATTTTTGGTCTTGGCGACCAGAAGAAATATCCGGATGAATTCGTCGATGCCATCGGCCTCATCCACGATGCGCTGGTCAGTCGCGGCGCCCGTGTGGTCGGCCGCTGGCCAATAGCCGGTTATGAATTCGCCGGCTCGCAGGCGGTCGATGGCGACGAATTTCTCGGCCTGCCCATCGACCAGATCAACCAGCCGGTCCTCACCGAAGCGCGCATCGACGGCTGGCTGGCACAAATCGAAGCGGAGCTAATGCCATGA
- the modA gene encoding molybdate ABC transporter substrate-binding protein → MRQPRLFPLLLSLLALPAWADEVQVAVAANFTAPMQQIAAQFEKDTGHKATLAFGATGKFYAQIANGAPFDIFLSADDETPARLEKEGQAVAGSRFTYAIGRLALWSAQTDKVDDKGEVLKRADIAHLALANPKTAPYGAAAIEVMQKKGLLLALQPKFVLGENISQAYQFVASGNAEIGFVALSQIWKDGKLTGGSAWIVPASLHEPIRQDAIRLNQGRDKPAASALLTYLKSEKARVIIRSYGYDL, encoded by the coding sequence ATGCGCCAGCCCCGACTCTTCCCCCTACTGCTCTCGCTCCTCGCCCTGCCGGCCTGGGCTGACGAAGTTCAGGTCGCCGTTGCGGCCAATTTCACGGCCCCGATGCAGCAGATCGCCGCCCAGTTTGAAAAAGACACTGGTCACAAGGCAACGCTGGCCTTCGGTGCCACCGGAAAGTTCTACGCCCAGATTGCCAACGGCGCACCCTTCGACATTTTTCTGTCAGCTGACGACGAAACCCCGGCCAGACTGGAAAAAGAAGGACAGGCCGTGGCTGGCAGCCGCTTCACTTACGCCATCGGTCGCCTCGCGCTGTGGTCGGCACAAACGGATAAGGTTGATGACAAGGGCGAAGTGCTCAAGAGGGCGGATATTGCCCACCTCGCGCTGGCCAATCCGAAAACAGCCCCCTACGGCGCCGCTGCCATCGAAGTCATGCAGAAAAAAGGCCTGCTGTTGGCACTCCAGCCAAAATTCGTCCTGGGTGAAAATATCTCCCAGGCGTACCAGTTTGTCGCCAGCGGCAATGCTGAAATCGGCTTCGTCGCACTCTCGCAAATCTGGAAAGATGGCAAACTGACCGGCGGCTCGGCCTGGATCGTACCGGCCAGCCTGCATGAACCGATCCGGCAGGACGCCATCCGGCTCAATCAAGGCCGTGACAAGCCAGCAGCTAGTGCCCTGCTCACCTATCTGAAGAGCGAAAAAGCCAGGGTGATTATCAGATCATACGGTTACGACCTGTGA
- the nifA gene encoding nif-specific transcriptional activator NifA has product MHEHTIHPLNDECLPAGGFCRTHELNIQLLAALYAVSRVLSRSLDFNETLRDVLRVLHDEAGLSRGLISVLDPDSGKLNIHTIYTPEGPILDDNQYGPGEGIIGLVLERPRTIKLAHGSDEPHFLNRNGVYQADLPFIAVPIKVGGDLKGVLAVQPEAPEDGLLDERAQFVEMVANLIGQSLNLAMSIAQEKSSLLEERDLLRRTVRHQFGFDSMVGRSAVMRRVFDQARMVAKWNTTVLIRGETGTGKELIANAIHYNSPRARNALVKLNCAALPENLLESELFGHERGAFTGAVESRKGRFEQAHGGTLFLDEIGEVSPAFQAKMLRILQEGEFERVGGSKTIKVDVRIIAATHRDLETAVEMGDFREDLFYRLNVMPLFLPPLRERIEDIPEIARHLLTKIGNDQKRRLKLTDMANRRLASHEWPGNVRELENCLERAAVLSEDGNIDVDLIRFPSARERSSPRPLRTVSPMASPSAGGGSEIDIDDPNLSEKERVIAALEHAGWVQAKAARILGMTPRQIAYRIQTLNIEVKQF; this is encoded by the coding sequence ATGCACGAACACACCATTCACCCCCTTAACGACGAGTGCCTGCCGGCAGGCGGATTCTGCCGAACGCACGAGTTGAACATCCAGCTACTGGCGGCACTCTATGCCGTCAGCCGGGTGCTCAGCCGTTCGCTCGACTTCAATGAAACCCTGCGCGATGTCCTGCGCGTCCTGCACGACGAGGCTGGTCTGTCCCGTGGCCTGATCAGTGTGCTCGACCCGGACAGCGGCAAACTCAACATCCACACCATCTACACCCCGGAAGGCCCGATTCTCGACGACAACCAGTACGGTCCGGGCGAAGGCATCATCGGGCTGGTGCTGGAAAGACCACGCACCATCAAGCTGGCACATGGCAGCGACGAACCTCATTTCCTCAACCGCAACGGGGTCTATCAGGCTGACCTGCCCTTCATTGCCGTGCCGATCAAGGTCGGCGGCGACCTCAAGGGCGTTCTCGCCGTCCAGCCGGAAGCCCCTGAGGATGGCCTGCTCGATGAGCGTGCCCAGTTTGTCGAAATGGTCGCCAACCTGATCGGCCAGAGCCTCAACCTGGCCATGTCAATCGCTCAGGAAAAATCATCCCTGCTCGAAGAGCGCGACCTCTTGCGCCGCACCGTCCGCCACCAGTTCGGCTTTGACAGCATGGTCGGCCGTTCGGCGGTGATGCGTCGGGTTTTCGATCAGGCACGCATGGTCGCCAAATGGAACACCACCGTGCTGATCCGCGGCGAAACCGGGACCGGCAAGGAACTGATCGCCAATGCCATCCATTACAACTCGCCACGCGCCCGCAACGCGCTGGTCAAACTCAATTGCGCCGCGTTGCCGGAAAACCTCCTCGAATCCGAACTATTCGGCCATGAGCGCGGCGCCTTCACCGGCGCTGTCGAATCGCGCAAGGGCCGCTTCGAGCAGGCGCACGGGGGCACGCTCTTCCTCGATGAAATCGGCGAAGTGTCGCCCGCCTTCCAGGCCAAGATGCTGCGCATCCTGCAGGAAGGGGAATTCGAGCGGGTCGGCGGCAGCAAGACCATCAAGGTCGATGTCCGCATCATCGCAGCGACCCATCGCGACCTCGAAACCGCTGTCGAAATGGGCGATTTCCGCGAAGACCTTTTCTACCGGCTCAACGTCATGCCGCTCTTCCTGCCGCCGCTGCGCGAACGTATCGAGGACATCCCGGAAATAGCCCGCCACCTGCTGACCAAGATTGGCAACGATCAGAAGCGCCGGCTCAAGCTGACCGACATGGCCAATCGCCGGCTGGCCAGCCACGAATGGCCGGGCAATGTACGCGAACTGGAAAACTGCCTGGAACGTGCGGCGGTACTTTCCGAAGACGGCAATATCGACGTCGATCTGATCCGCTTCCCGAGTGCCCGCGAACGCAGCAGCCCGCGCCCCTTGCGCACCGTGTCACCGATGGCCAGCCCAAGCGCCGGCGGGGGATCCGAGATCGATATCGACGATCCCAACCTGTCGGAAAAGGAGCGCGTCATTGCCGCCCTGGAGCATGCCGGCTGGGTGCAGGCCAAGGCTGCCCGCATTCTCGGCATGACACCTCGCCAGATTGCCTACCGTATCCAGACACTGAATATCGAGGTCAAGCAATTCTAG
- a CDS encoding nitrogen fixation protein NifZ produces MEKIQYQIGDMVFATEDIFNDGGMPGIDDEDGLIVPTGMRGVVIHFGVAELDETREIYLVQFENGPDGSLGAPVGCLPEELTQEESVIA; encoded by the coding sequence ATGGAAAAAATTCAATACCAGATCGGCGACATGGTCTTCGCCACCGAAGATATCTTCAACGATGGCGGCATGCCCGGCATCGACGACGAGGACGGCCTGATCGTCCCAACCGGCATGCGCGGCGTGGTGATCCATTTTGGTGTGGCTGAGCTCGACGAAACACGGGAAATTTACCTGGTTCAGTTCGAAAACGGTCCGGACGGCAGCCTGGGAGCCCCGGTTGGCTGCCTGCCGGAAGAGCTGACGCAGGAAGAATCCGTCATCGCCTGA
- the nifL gene encoding nitrogen fixation negative regulator NifL: MSATPLAKARAKKAQETALPPEAYRQAVDQADLAISITDTKANILFANEAFTRVTGYGKDEIVGKNEAELSNHTTPPELYKTMWTELSAQKPWTGKLLNKRKDGSLYLAELDISPVIDRSGKTTHFVGMHRDITEMHRLERLVRNQKHLIESVVDAAPMAFALLDPTGRVVLDNQEYKKLVTDLRLKEPAHTVLDNLLPTWREILAEHPQDCLLNQREARIDRAAGRPRWLSVTSSIIDMHSDCADSYFCAAGQPGLLVVMTDITNLRDEQERARASALQAVLAEEERTAAIREGLSAAIFRLEEPMNVMLSAISVLQRRDPASAAMLQEALSGSREHLETLRQVIPQSPQEIIVSVNINEILRDVLEVSTPRLLSAGIVVDWQPASTLPPLLGRPLQLRMLFKALVDNAIEAMNIKGWKRRELSLTSALKDDCIVIAVLDSGPGIPHEWRHKAFEPFFTVKGGCGKHIGTGLSRVQQVVADHGGIIDLDESPGGGCAAIVEFRVDGDPI; the protein is encoded by the coding sequence ATGTCGGCTACACCGCTTGCCAAAGCACGCGCCAAGAAAGCGCAGGAGACCGCACTGCCCCCGGAGGCTTATCGACAGGCAGTCGACCAGGCCGACCTGGCGATTTCGATCACCGACACCAAGGCCAACATCCTGTTTGCCAACGAGGCTTTTACCCGAGTTACCGGCTATGGCAAGGACGAGATTGTCGGCAAGAACGAGGCCGAACTGTCCAATCACACCACACCACCCGAGCTATACAAGACCATGTGGACTGAACTTTCAGCCCAGAAACCATGGACCGGGAAACTGCTCAACAAGCGCAAGGATGGCAGTCTTTATCTGGCCGAACTGGATATTTCACCGGTCATCGACCGCAGCGGCAAGACCACCCATTTTGTCGGCATGCATCGTGACATTACCGAGATGCATCGCCTCGAACGCCTGGTCCGCAACCAGAAACATCTGATCGAATCGGTGGTCGATGCCGCGCCGATGGCGTTCGCCCTGCTCGATCCGACCGGCCGGGTGGTTCTCGACAACCAGGAATACAAGAAACTGGTCACCGACCTGCGGCTCAAGGAGCCTGCCCACACCGTCCTCGACAACCTGTTGCCGACCTGGCGTGAAATCCTCGCCGAGCACCCTCAGGATTGCCTGCTCAACCAGCGCGAGGCCCGTATTGACCGGGCGGCTGGCCGGCCGCGCTGGCTGTCGGTCACTTCCTCGATCATCGACATGCACAGCGATTGCGCCGACAGCTATTTCTGCGCCGCCGGACAGCCCGGCCTGCTCGTCGTCATGACCGACATCACCAATCTGCGCGACGAGCAGGAACGGGCCCGCGCCTCGGCATTACAGGCGGTGCTGGCCGAGGAGGAGCGTACGGCAGCGATTCGCGAAGGTCTGTCGGCGGCGATCTTCCGCCTCGAAGAGCCGATGAACGTCATGCTGTCAGCCATTTCCGTCCTCCAGCGCCGCGACCCGGCCAGTGCGGCGATGCTCCAGGAAGCACTGAGCGGCAGCCGCGAGCATCTCGAAACATTGCGCCAGGTGATCCCGCAAAGTCCGCAGGAGATCATCGTCAGCGTCAACATCAATGAAATCCTGCGCGATGTGCTCGAAGTCAGCACTCCTCGCCTGCTCTCCGCCGGCATCGTCGTCGACTGGCAACCGGCATCGACCCTGCCGCCCCTGCTCGGCCGTCCGCTGCAACTGCGCATGCTGTTCAAGGCCCTGGTGGACAACGCTATCGAGGCGATGAACATCAAGGGCTGGAAGCGCCGCGAACTGTCGCTGACCAGTGCCCTGAAAGACGACTGCATCGTCATCGCCGTACTCGATAGTGGCCCCGGCATCCCGCACGAATGGCGACACAAGGCCTTCGAGCCGTTCTTCACGGTCAAGGGCGGCTGTGGCAAACATATTGGTACCGGCCTCTCGCGCGTCCAGCAGGTGGTGGCCGACCATGGCGGCATCATCGATCTCGACGAAAGCCCGGGCGGTGGTTGTGCCGCCATTGTCGAATTCCGCGTCGACGGCGACCCGATCTGA
- a CDS encoding secondary thiamine-phosphate synthase enzyme YjbQ: protein MAEQHHLVVTTRGRGSVDITDDIAALVRHAVANTGVAHVFVRHTSCGLAITENADTTVRRDLETLMQRWAPDGDPAYRHDLEGDDDMAAHARALLTGVCLTIPFSNGRLLLGTWQGIYLFEHRAQGHQREIIVTLTA from the coding sequence ATGGCCGAACAGCACCATCTTGTCGTCACCACCCGTGGCCGCGGCTCGGTCGACATCACCGATGACATTGCTGCATTGGTCAGGCATGCGGTGGCCAATACCGGTGTCGCCCATGTTTTCGTGCGCCATACCAGTTGCGGCCTGGCCATCACGGAAAATGCCGATACCACCGTTCGTCGCGACCTCGAAACACTGATGCAACGCTGGGCCCCTGATGGTGACCCGGCCTATCGCCACGACCTCGAAGGCGACGACGACATGGCCGCCCACGCTCGCGCCCTGCTCACCGGGGTCTGCCTGACCATCCCGTTTTCCAATGGCCGCCTGCTGCTCGGCACCTGGCAAGGGATATATCTGTTCGAACATCGGGCGCAGGGACATCAGCGCGAAATCATCGTTACCCTGACGGCCTGA
- a CDS encoding thioesterase family protein, whose product MPRIKIDLPESFSFSTEIPIYIGHINYGNHLDNAQLISLVSEARVRYFKSLGYTELNVEGVGIVVADVAAQYRSEAFHGETLVIEMAANDFNKYGCDLVWRLSDKASGREVARGKHGIMFFDYSVRKATSVPGAFVARAAA is encoded by the coding sequence ATGCCGCGCATCAAAATCGACCTGCCCGAATCCTTTTCGTTTTCCACCGAAATTCCGATCTATATCGGCCATATCAACTACGGGAATCATCTCGATAATGCCCAACTGATCTCGCTGGTTTCCGAGGCGCGGGTTCGCTACTTCAAATCGCTCGGCTATACCGAACTCAATGTCGAAGGTGTGGGTATCGTGGTTGCCGATGTCGCGGCGCAGTATCGCTCCGAAGCTTTCCATGGTGAGACGCTGGTCATCGAAATGGCGGCCAATGATTTCAACAAATATGGCTGCGACCTCGTCTGGCGCCTCAGCGACAAGGCGAGTGGCCGTGAAGTGGCGCGCGGCAAGCACGGCATCATGTTCTTCGACTACAGCGTCCGCAAGGCGACCTCGGTGCCGGGAGCCTTTGTCGCCAGGGCGGCCGCCTGA
- a CDS encoding radical SAM protein, whose translation MIPIRYVEPVFRPPSEAESLILPVTDGCSWNKCTFCEMYTAPQKKFLARGEDEILESIRLTGQRYGGDIRRVFLADGDALVLPTRRLISILEAIHTYMPAVRRISSYCLPRNLRKKSQAEINELAAAGLKMVYVGAESGDDQVLTSVDKGETFDTTCEALGKLGAAGITRSVMILNGLGGKILSSQHAQNSARLANATQPEYLATLVVSFPQGEARFRAGFPGWEPLNQHELFVEMEQFLSALELKRTVFRSDHASNWLVLKGTLGADKARLLQQVRSAIASPEAAHLRPAWARGL comes from the coding sequence ATGATTCCGATCCGCTACGTCGAGCCGGTTTTTCGCCCGCCGAGCGAAGCGGAGTCGCTTATATTGCCGGTTACCGACGGCTGTTCGTGGAACAAATGCACATTTTGTGAAATGTACACAGCGCCGCAGAAGAAATTTTTGGCGCGCGGCGAGGATGAGATTCTCGAAAGCATTCGCCTGACCGGTCAGCGATATGGCGGTGACATCCGCCGCGTCTTTCTGGCTGACGGTGACGCGCTGGTCCTGCCGACCCGTCGCCTGATCAGCATCCTTGAAGCCATCCACACCTACATGCCGGCTGTTCGGCGGATTTCGAGTTACTGCCTGCCGCGAAATTTGCGTAAAAAGTCACAAGCGGAAATCAATGAACTGGCTGCCGCCGGCCTGAAAATGGTCTATGTCGGTGCCGAGTCGGGGGACGATCAGGTGCTGACTTCCGTCGACAAGGGCGAAACATTTGACACCACCTGCGAGGCGCTGGGCAAACTCGGCGCGGCGGGTATAACCCGCTCGGTCATGATATTGAACGGTCTGGGCGGCAAGATTCTGTCGTCGCAGCATGCACAAAACTCCGCACGGCTGGCCAATGCAACGCAGCCTGAGTACCTGGCCACCCTGGTGGTCAGCTTTCCCCAGGGCGAAGCACGCTTTCGCGCCGGATTTCCTGGTTGGGAGCCGTTGAATCAGCATGAATTGTTCGTCGAGATGGAGCAATTTCTCTCGGCGCTGGAATTAAAACGGACGGTCTTTCGTAGTGATCACGCGTCGAACTGGCTGGTCCTCAAGGGCACGCTCGGGGCTGATAAGGCGCGACTGCTGCAGCAGGTTCGCTCGGCCATTGCATCGCCCGAGGCTGCACATTTACGTCCGGCATGGGCGAGGGGGCTTTAA